In Drosophila subpulchrella strain 33 F10 #4 breed RU33 chromosome X, RU_Dsub_v1.1 Primary Assembly, whole genome shotgun sequence, the DNA window GTACCGGGCGACACGTAAACAACAATCTGAGCCCGAAGCTTCTGCCAGCGGCGACTTTTTATCGCCGCCcatgtggttgttgttgccgcGGCCAGGGGCGTAGCTTGGACTTTAATCAGGGGGGCGGAAAATCAATATAGAGAAAACAATCTGAGCAAGTCTTTTTTTACTTACACtaagttaaattaaatttaatttacatttttaatgatCTAGCGGAACCCCTCAAATTCACTTTCGCGCTACGCCTATGCGTTcaactgttgttgttgcttttgcgGCAGAGGCCGGCTCTTCGATAGCCACAGTGTTGGCATTGCAGCGGTATTTGCGTGCACATTACATCGGTGCTTGCAAAAAAAGCTAGAGCCACTTGCAAAAAAGGCTAAACGGTGCATTGAAAGCATTTCTATAGCTAGTTAAACAAACTGATCAAGATTCTTAAGCTAAATAAAAAGAACACTATTTTAAGATTCCATTGTTTATTCCGTCTGTTGTTTTTCTGTGTTGTAGGCGCGAAGAGAAAAGAacaataaataacaaaagcaaacaaaaatattcTTTTCAAGTAACAATTCAAAAGCAATGAGAATTATATGAATTTTGTTTAGGAGACCACCGCACAAAGAGGGCTTACATTATTTTTGTTGATACAGGTGCGGCCAAACATACGTCACAACAAGAAGTTGATGAAGGCCATTCATCATCAATCACATAAAAAAGAAATCCAGAGGAACCGGAAATTAGTTTACGGCTTGATGTATTTAAGGCAAAATGcttgtatttatatttagggaaaataaatacattaaatttaGATATACAATTAATACAAAACGTTCATTCTCATTTGTTTAGCTTTTTCTATTTACACAAAGCAGCTGATTGTAATCGAAACCGGGCTGCTCATCACTAGCGTGTGCTTTCGCCAGCTCGTTTATCGATAACACACGTCCGTGTGCGATTTCGCTTGCATTTTTACAGGTAAATACCAGGCAACTTGTTTGTCAATTGTGAAACTCAAAGAAGCCAGGTCAGGATGAGGGAACAGCCACTGAAGGAGGTCACCCAGCTGATCCACGCCATCAAAGTGGGGTAAGTCTGTGGGAAGGCATTGCTTTACGGCCGGGCACTAAAGTGGGCAATCTCCTGCAGGCTGGTGGAGGGATCCTACAGCATAACCAACAAGACACTAGACATCTTCAAGTACATCATCATGAGCAAAAGCTGGCAGAATGCGGAGTGAGTTGAGCCTTTGACTGCCACCGCCAAGGATGACCCACTAACTGATTCATATCCCTCCATTTTGGCAGTGCCCTCATGCAGATTGTACGCGGCCAGTGCAAAATCCTGCAGGCAGCTCTGCCCCAGGAGACGGTCACCTCGAACATTGCCAGGCGGATCCTGAAGCTGACACGCGAAGAGTTCGACCTGCTGCACGCCAAGGTGCAGCACTTTGCGGACGACTCGCAGGCCTCGCTGTCGCTCCACAAACTGGTCACCCAGACCAGCGAGAGCAACGTGAGCGTGGACTACTCCTTGCCGCAGCAGGGATTGCGGGAGGCCCTGCTCGACCATCTGCAGGAGGTGGAAACGGAGCTGGAAACCAGTTCGGAGAACATTAGTGTGCAGGCCGAGGAGCACATCCACTcgtcggagatcatattaacCCTGGGCCACTCACGCAGCGTCGAGAACTTCCTCAAGCGGGCGATTAAGAAGCGCCAGTTCCTTACTATCATCGTGGCCGAGTGTGCGCCAGCATGTCGGGTGAGTTGGGGGATCCGAAGATCCTTCTATTGACATGAGCGGGCTTGGGGCTAACTCTAAAGTTAGAGGAGACTCAAAAGCAATAGAGTAGCAAGCTCCAGTTCCTTGTCGCTTATGCTTATCACCTTACCATACTAAAATCGCTTTTCCCATTGCAGGGTCACAATTTGGCAGCTAGCTTGGCGGGTGAGAAGAACGTGGAGATCGTTGTGATCCCGGATGCAGCCATCTTTGCGATGATGTCGCGCGTCAACAAGGTAATCATCGGCACGCACAGTGTCCTGGCCAATGGAGGTCTGAG includes these proteins:
- the LOC119556376 gene encoding translation initiation factor eIF-2B subunit beta, which gives rise to MREQPLKEVTQLIHAIKVGLVEGSYSITNKTLDIFKYIIMSKSWQNADALMQIVRGQCKILQAALPQETVTSNIARRILKLTREEFDLLHAKVQHFADDSQASLSLHKLVTQTSESNVSVDYSLPQQGLREALLDHLQEVETELETSSENISVQAEEHIHSSEIILTLGHSRSVENFLKRAIKKRQFLTIIVAECAPACRGHNLAASLAGEKNVEIVVIPDAAIFAMMSRVNKVIIGTHSVLANGGLRAACGAYTVALAAKHYSVPVIVLAPMYKLSPLHLCEQDAFNMVGCAEDVIPYDSIPAREAKVYSPMFDYVPPELVTLFISNTGGHAPSYVYRLLTELYHPEDLEI